In the Pedobacter cryoconitis genome, AATAATTAGTTTCCCTTTATAAAATTGAACACAGCACGTGTGATTTTCCTTTCCAGACCGCGTTTACACCACATTAAAGCATATTTATCTATAAACGAAAGCATCAGTTTAATTTTAAACCGGTACTTTTCAGCAGAAGGGAGATCACCCTTTTTATGCTGATCGTATTATCTGGCAGATTTGAAAGTCCAGCTTTCGTCAAAGAAAGTCCGGTCAGTTCCATGCTGAACCAGGATATATTTGGTTTTTAAACTCACGGGACTTAATCTGACTGATTAAAATTTGGAATGATGATCAGTCAGATTCAATAGGATATGATTTTATTTTACAGCAACGTTTACTTGCTGGGGAACTTTGACGTAATATCCTGTTCCGTCATAAGGACGACGGCGTGGATTGGTTACACAGACAGCCGAGCAGCATCCTTCTAGTTTCGTACCGCATTCATCACACTGCGTAATGTGTTCATTACATTCCGGATTAGCACAGTTGATCATTTTTGCTGTAGTTGTTCCACAGTTATAGCATTTTGATACTACAGTAGGGTTTACCGAATTTACATCTACGGCTATCCGGTTATCAAATACATAGCATTTTCCTTCAAAGTCTTCTCCACCCGCTTCTTTACCATATTTGATAATACCGCCGTGTAATTGATAAACATCATTAAAGCCATGGTGAAGTAACAGGGCAGAGGCTTTTTCACATTTAATCCCTCCCGTGCAATAGGTGAGGACTTTTTTGTCTTTATATTGCGCCAGTTCGTTTATCTTTTCCGGAAACTCTCTGAAGTTATCGATGTCAAGCGTAATCGCATTTTTGAATCTGCCAAGGCTGTGTTCGTAATTTGAACGTACATCCAGGATGATTACATCTTCCTGATCAAGCATTTCTTTAAATGCTGCGGGCTCAAGATGTTTTCCTGTTTGTTCGTTAGGATCGATAATGCTTGTATCTCTTAATCCAGAATGTACAATCTCAGATTTATAACGGCAATGCATTTTAATGAAAGAAGGTTCTGGAACTTCGTCGATCTTAAATTCTGTCTTTGCGAAGCGTTCATCTGCATGCACAGCTTCCATATAAGCTTTACAAGCCGTTTCTGTACCTGAAACAGTTCCATTTAAACCTTCGTCAGCAACGATGATCCGCCCAACAATACCTAATGATTTACAAAATTTAAGGTGATCGGCAGCAAATTGTTCTGCATCCGCTATAGGACTATAGCAGTAGTATAGTATTGTATTGAATTTTTCCATAAAAAATTGATACCGCTGCAAACGGCGTTTAACAGCTGCAAATTTAAGAATAAAATCTAATTACTGTGAAAATTGATTTAGAATGTG is a window encoding:
- a CDS encoding rhodanese-related sulfurtransferase; this translates as MEKFNTILYYCYSPIADAEQFAADHLKFCKSLGIVGRIIVADEGLNGTVSGTETACKAYMEAVHADERFAKTEFKIDEVPEPSFIKMHCRYKSEIVHSGLRDTSIIDPNEQTGKHLEPAAFKEMLDQEDVIILDVRSNYEHSLGRFKNAITLDIDNFREFPEKINELAQYKDKKVLTYCTGGIKCEKASALLLHHGFNDVYQLHGGIIKYGKEAGGEDFEGKCYVFDNRIAVDVNSVNPTVVSKCYNCGTTTAKMINCANPECNEHITQCDECGTKLEGCCSAVCVTNPRRRPYDGTGYYVKVPQQVNVAVK